The genomic stretch AACCTCAAACCGCGTGCTACTGATAGCAGTTGGGGCCACACTTAGGACATTTGCCATGAAAGTTGTCGCTTCAAAATTGAAGCCTGAGGACGTTCCCAGCCTTCGGTTTGAAATCCAGACCCTTTTCACCCCCTCCACACCAATCAAACTGGCCGACCTATTCGCGGGAAGGCGAGGCCAGATTAGACAAATGGTCGAGGCAATAGCAGAGCCTGGTCGTCACGCGATCCTGTATGGCGAGCGCGGCGTAGGTAAGACCTCTTTGTCGCAGATCGTAGAACACTTGGTGCCGAGCGGCAGGCAACGAGTGGTCCACTCCAGAAAAGCATGCGCACCGGGGGATACGTATGAAACAATTTGGCGCAAGTTCTTTCGAGACATGTGGATCGAAGTGGGCGGCGACCCGACGATCGATCCATACCCCGGCACCATCGGTCCCGATGACGTGCTAAGAGAGCTGCGTCGATACTCACCAAATGACATACCTATATTCGTCATTGATGAGTTTAACGAGGTTGACGACAACGGACACACATCCTCTTTGATGGCCAATACCATCAAAGCCCTGTCTGATGACGGAGTTAACGCAACACTTCTGATTGTCGGCGTGGCAGACAGCGTCACCGACCTATTCAACGAGCACGGCTCCATCGGTAGATGCACCGAAGAAATCCTGATGCCGAGAATGTCTCGAGAAGAACTTGCGGAGATTATCGACAAGAGGCTTTACCAACTAGGAATGACGATTGAACCCGACGCCAAGTGGAAAATTGTCATACTAGCCAGAGGACTTCCAACCTACATTCACAGACTTGGCAAGCACTCCGCAACAAGGGCAGTAGACGAGCTAAGACGCCATATAACGGAAGAAGATGTAGACGCTTCGCTTCAAGATATATTGGCGGGATCCCTACAGTCCCTTAGGGATGCATACGAGGCAGCCACATCTAGTAACCAGCCAGGAAATCTATTTAAAGAAATACTTCTAGCTTGCGCATTAGCGCGGTCTGACGATGCGGGATATTTCGTTCCAGCCGCAGTCAGGGAACCTCTAGAGAAAATACTCGGCAAACCAATGACAATTGCTCAGTATCAAAATCATCTTGGCGATTGGCACACAGAAAAGCGAGGTCGTATTATTCAAAGAACAGGAGAAAATAGAGCATATCGTTTCCGATTCTCCGACCCAGCCATGCAGCCCTACGTTCTAATGAAGGGAATAGCGGGTGGATTGGTATCAGAAGACGCCAAAGACATTTTGCGCTTCCCTCAACAGCGCGAACTTTTCGATGCAAACCTTGTTGACGGATGATGTCGGTTTGTATTCTTCGAGGCGGGACTGGGAGTAATGTGCGCCCAACCGCTGAGCCTCCGGTCAATCCCCCGCGGCGGGTTCGCCGCTAGTGCGCGGCGTCCCAGTTGGGGGCGGCGCGGGCGTCGACGACCAGGGGGACGGTCAGGGCGACGGCGGGGTCTGAGGCGTTTTCCATCACGCGTTTGATGACGGTGATGGCGCGGTCGGCCTCGGCCTCGGGGGTTTCGAAGACCAGTTCATCGTGGACCTGCAGCAGCATGCGGGTGGTCAGCCCAGCCTCGGCCAGGGCTGTGGGCATGCGGATCATGGCGCGGCGGATGATGTCGGCGGCGGCGCCCTGGATCGGGGCGTTGATGGCGGCGCGCTCGCCGAACTGGCGTTCGGCGCCCGATTTCGAGTGGATGGCGGGGATGTGGATGCGGCGGCCGAAGACGGTGGAGACGAAGCCGGCCTGGCGGACCTCGGCCTTGGTCTTGTCCATATAGGTTCGGATGCCGGGGAAGCGGTCGAAATAGGTCTTGATATAGGCGCCGGCCTCGCCCTGATCGATGCCCAGCTGGGCGGCTAAACCAAAGGCGCTGATGCCGTAGACGATGCCGAAATTGATGGCCTTGGCGCGGCGGCGGGTCTCGGACGGCATGCCCTCGACGGGGACGCCGAACATTTCGCTGGCGGTGGCGGCGTGGATGTCGAGCCCGGCCTTGAAGGCGCGTTTCAGCTCGGGGATGTCGCCGATATGGGCCAGCAGGCGCAGTTCGATCTGGCTGTAGTCGGCGCTGATCAGCAGATGGCCGGGGGCGGCGATGAAGGCCTGGCGGATTTCGCGGCCGATCTCCGAGCGGATCGGGATGTTCTGAAGGTTCGGATCCGAGCTGGCCAGGCGGCCGGTGGTGGCGGCGGCCAGCTGGTAGCTGGTGTGGACGCGGTCGGTGGCGGGGTCGGCGGCGGCGGTCAGGGCGTCGGTATAGGTGCCCTTCAGCTTGGACAGCTGGCGCCAGTCCAGCAGGACGCGGGGCAGGGCGTGTGTGGCGGCTAAGTCTTCCAGCACGCTGGCGTCGGTGCCCCATTGGCCCGAGGCGGTCTTCTTGCCGCCGGGCAGGTTCAGCTCGCCGAACAGGATTTCGCCGATCTGGCGGGGGGAGGCGATGTTGAAGGGGCGGCCGGCGATCTCGTGGGCCTGGGCCTCCAGCTCGGCCATGCGCAGGCCGAACTCGCTGGACAGGCGTTTGAGGCGGTCGGGGTCGACGCGGACGCCGGCGGTCTCCATCTCGGCCAGGACGGCGGGCAGGGGGCGTTCCAGGGTCTCATAGACGGTGGACAGGCCCTCGCGCGCCAGCCGGGGCTTGAGGATGCGCCACAGGCGTAGGGTCACGTCAGCGTCTTCGGCGGCGTAGGTGGTGGCCGGCTTCAGGGCGACGTGTTTGAACGACTTCTGGCTCTTGCCCGTTCCGGCCACGCTCTTGAACGGGATGGGGTCATGCCCCAGATGGAGCCGCGACAGCTCATCCATCCCGTGCCCGTGGAGCCCGCCCTCGAGCACGTATGAGATCAGCATGGTGTCGTCATAGGGCGCCACCCGGATCCCCCGCCGCGCCATGACGGCAAGATCGTACTTGGAATTCTGTAAGATTTTCAATACACTAGAGTCTTCCAGCAGCCCCTTCAGCTTCGCCAAGGCCTTGGCCTTGTCCAGCTGCTGAAGCGGCTCGCGCGCCTCCCCCGGCTCCCCGAACAGTCCCCCCTCGCCCGCCTGGGGCTCATGCTCATGCGTCAACGGGATGTAACACGCCTCATTCGGCCCCACCGCCAGCGACACCCCGCACAGCCCCGCATGCGTCGCCGACAGCGACGAGGTTTCTGTGTCAAAGCCAACCCTCCCCACCTCGGTCGCGCGCGCGATCCAGCGGTCCAGCGCCTCTTCGGTCTGGACGCATTCATAGGCCTCAAGGTCGAAGCTCTGGGCCTCAGCCGGGCCTTCCACCACCTGGCCGTAGCGGGGCGTGGCGACGGGCGCGCTCAGGTTCGGGGCGCGCTTGGGCGCAAAGGCCGAGGTTTCGCTGGGCCCCGCCTTGCCGTCACCGACCCGGCGTTGCAGCGACCGGAACTCCATCTTGTCCAGAAAGGCCGACAAGGTCTCCGGATCGGGATCGCGCACGGCGAAATCCTCGATCAGCTCGGGCGCCGGGGCGTCGCAGGTCAGGCGGACGAGCTCGCGCGAAAGGCGAATCTGGTCGGCGAAATTGATCAGGGTCTCGCGGCGTTTGGGCTGTTTGATCTCGCCGGCCCGCGCCAGCAGCGTATCCAGGTCGCCGTATTCGTCCAGCAGCTGGGCCGCGGTCTTGGGGCCGATACCAGGGGCGCCGGGGACATTGTCGACGCTGTCGCCGATCAGGGCTTGAAGATCGACCATCTTCTCGGGGCCGACGCCGAACTTTTCGAACACTTCAGGCTCGGCCAGCCGCCGGTCCTTCATCGGATCCCACATGACGACGCCGCCGCCGATCAGTTGCATCAGGTCCTTGTCGGAACTGACGATCACCGCCTCGCCGCCGGCGTCGCGGGCCTTGCAGGCATAGGTGGCGATCAGGTCGTCGGCCTCGTAGCCGGACAGTTCGACGCAATGGACGCCGAAGGCGGCGGTCGCCTCGCGCACCAGCGGGAATTGCGGAACCAGATCTTCGGGCGCCGGCGGGCGGTGGGCCTTGTACTGGTCGTACAGATCGTTGCGGAAGGTCTTGTCCGAATGGTCGAAGATGGCGACCAGATGGGTCGGGCCGTCGGCGCCCTTCATGTCCTGCAGCAGCTTCCACAACATGTTGCAGTAGCCCTGGACGGCGCCTACCGGCAGGCTGTCGGACTTGCGCGTCAGCGGCGGGAGGGCGTGATAGGCGCGGAAAATATAGGCCGAGGCGTCGATCATCCACAGCCGCAGGGCGGGGCCGTCCTGGGTGAGGGGGCGGTCTTGGGATACGGCGGTGTCGGTGGCGGCGTCGGTCATGGCCGGAACATAGGCGGCCGGAGCCGCCGCGTCAGCCGTCAGAATTCGGTCCAGCTCGATCCGGGGTCGCGTTGACCCGGCTGGGCCTGCTGCTGGCCCCAGGCGACGATCATCAGAACCTTATGGCTGCGAATCCGGTACTGGCCGATCATGGGCAGGACGGCCCCCAGGGGCGCGCCGGTCTTGGCCTCATAGAGGAAGCCCGAGAACTCGGCGACACCGACCCGGTCGCGATTGCTGTAGACCGACAGCTCCGGCAACGAGACGACGTTCAGCGTCTCGTTGATCGGAATTCGCATTTCCGGAATGCCGAAGACCCGTCGCATCTGCTCAAGCGACAGGGCGCCGGCCCGGATTTCGAACACAGCG from Brevundimonas sp. SL130 encodes the following:
- a CDS encoding AAA family ATPase, encoding MKVVASKLKPEDVPSLRFEIQTLFTPSTPIKLADLFAGRRGQIRQMVEAIAEPGRHAILYGERGVGKTSLSQIVEHLVPSGRQRVVHSRKACAPGDTYETIWRKFFRDMWIEVGGDPTIDPYPGTIGPDDVLRELRRYSPNDIPIFVIDEFNEVDDNGHTSSLMANTIKALSDDGVNATLLIVGVADSVTDLFNEHGSIGRCTEEILMPRMSREELAEIIDKRLYQLGMTIEPDAKWKIVILARGLPTYIHRLGKHSATRAVDELRRHITEEDVDASLQDILAGSLQSLRDAYEAATSSNQPGNLFKEILLACALARSDDAGYFVPAAVREPLEKILGKPMTIAQYQNHLGDWHTEKRGRIIQRTGENRAYRFRFSDPAMQPYVLMKGIAGGLVSEDAKDILRFPQQRELFDANLVDG
- the polA gene encoding DNA polymerase I, whose protein sequence is MTDAATDTAVSQDRPLTQDGPALRLWMIDASAYIFRAYHALPPLTRKSDSLPVGAVQGYCNMLWKLLQDMKGADGPTHLVAIFDHSDKTFRNDLYDQYKAHRPPAPEDLVPQFPLVREATAAFGVHCVELSGYEADDLIATYACKARDAGGEAVIVSSDKDLMQLIGGGVVMWDPMKDRRLAEPEVFEKFGVGPEKMVDLQALIGDSVDNVPGAPGIGPKTAAQLLDEYGDLDTLLARAGEIKQPKRRETLINFADQIRLSRELVRLTCDAPAPELIEDFAVRDPDPETLSAFLDKMEFRSLQRRVGDGKAGPSETSAFAPKRAPNLSAPVATPRYGQVVEGPAEAQSFDLEAYECVQTEEALDRWIARATEVGRVGFDTETSSLSATHAGLCGVSLAVGPNEACYIPLTHEHEPQAGEGGLFGEPGEAREPLQQLDKAKALAKLKGLLEDSSVLKILQNSKYDLAVMARRGIRVAPYDDTMLISYVLEGGLHGHGMDELSRLHLGHDPIPFKSVAGTGKSQKSFKHVALKPATTYAAEDADVTLRLWRILKPRLAREGLSTVYETLERPLPAVLAEMETAGVRVDPDRLKRLSSEFGLRMAELEAQAHEIAGRPFNIASPRQIGEILFGELNLPGGKKTASGQWGTDASVLEDLAATHALPRVLLDWRQLSKLKGTYTDALTAAADPATDRVHTSYQLAAATTGRLASSDPNLQNIPIRSEIGREIRQAFIAAPGHLLISADYSQIELRLLAHIGDIPELKRAFKAGLDIHAATASEMFGVPVEGMPSETRRRAKAINFGIVYGISAFGLAAQLGIDQGEAGAYIKTYFDRFPGIRTYMDKTKAEVRQAGFVSTVFGRRIHIPAIHSKSGAERQFGERAAINAPIQGAAADIIRRAMIRMPTALAEAGLTTRMLLQVHDELVFETPEAEADRAITVIKRVMENASDPAVALTVPLVVDARAAPNWDAAH
- a CDS encoding DUF6655 family protein is translated as MRRFAPAAATGLLAAALLVSACASTTESNTGRTATEQLLLARAADKAVEGLSLPLPTAASIFVDDAYFQGEGTRYAISAIRAALSDAGYRLARNKDESDAVFEIRAGALSLEQMRRVFGIPEMRIPINETLNVVSLPELSVYSNRDRVGVAEFSGFLYEAKTGAPLGAVLPMIGQYRIRSHKVLMIVAWGQQQAQPGQRDPGSSWTEF